The Methylomicrobium agile genome has a segment encoding these proteins:
- a CDS encoding DUF2780 domain-containing protein, whose amino-acid sequence MKNSDRIKITLSFISIALAGCASNGSERVFGTVDRGLETAGRTMETGRAVMQAGRTAATGTPAQPAVLTDVLVNRLGVSRQQALGGAGAIFQAAQARMAPQAFDHLSQSVPGMSDMLAAAPQVGPPLSQTMPAVGDLGGSIDTMTSLAASFQQLNMPQSMVSQFIPVVVDYVRTTGGPTTANLLQSALVMH is encoded by the coding sequence ATGAAAAATTCAGACCGTATAAAAATAACGCTGTCATTCATTTCGATTGCGCTTGCCGGTTGCGCGAGCAATGGCAGCGAACGGGTTTTCGGTACCGTCGATCGAGGTTTGGAGACTGCCGGACGAACCATGGAGACGGGAAGGGCGGTGATGCAGGCCGGCCGAACCGCCGCGACCGGCACGCCGGCCCAGCCAGCCGTTTTAACCGATGTCCTGGTCAATCGACTCGGCGTTTCCCGGCAGCAAGCCCTTGGCGGGGCAGGGGCCATATTTCAGGCCGCCCAAGCCCGAATGGCGCCGCAAGCTTTCGATCATTTATCCCAATCGGTTCCCGGCATGTCCGATATGCTGGCGGCCGCTCCGCAAGTCGGCCCGCCTCTGTCCCAAACCATGCCGGCGGTGGGCGACCTGGGCGGGTCGATCGACACGATGACGTCGCTTGCCGCTTCGTTTCAGCAACTGAACATGCCGCAGAGCATGGTCAGCCAATTTATTCCGGTCGTCGTCGATTATGTGAGAACCACTGGCGGCCCGACGACTGCAAATTTGCTGCAATCGGCGTTGGTCATGCATTGA
- the minC gene encoding septum site-determining protein MinC: MSTDPQKTSSSPQALEFKSSTFSVPVLVLFNNSLQHIEQQLQEKIALAPDFFKHSPILLDLQELNKRNLDVPLAVLVKAIRELNLLPIGLRGGNAVQNRQALELGIPVHALHGGGSSQENAKTKTLAATPEQPAPNEDASTLLITQPVRSGQRVYSHGDLIVLATVSSGTEIMAEGNIHVYGSLRGRALAGVQGNEKARIFCSDLQAELISIAGIYKVSEDLSKEFRHKPVQIYLQDHSLIIKEI, translated from the coding sequence ATGTCGACAGACCCCCAAAAAACGTCTTCCAGCCCCCAGGCGCTGGAATTTAAAAGCAGTACTTTTTCAGTACCCGTTTTGGTCTTATTCAACAACAGCCTCCAGCACATCGAACAACAACTCCAAGAAAAAATCGCCCTGGCGCCGGATTTTTTCAAACATTCTCCGATCCTGCTGGATCTGCAGGAATTGAATAAGCGCAATCTGGATGTCCCGTTGGCGGTTCTGGTCAAGGCGATCAGGGAGCTGAATTTATTGCCGATCGGCCTGCGCGGCGGCAATGCCGTACAAAACCGGCAGGCCCTGGAACTGGGCATTCCGGTTCATGCCTTGCATGGCGGCGGATCGTCCCAGGAAAACGCGAAAACCAAAACGCTTGCGGCCACACCCGAGCAGCCGGCCCCGAACGAGGACGCTTCCACGCTGTTGATCACCCAGCCGGTGCGGTCGGGCCAGCGCGTTTATTCGCACGGCGACCTGATCGTGCTGGCGACGGTCAGTTCCGGCACCGAGATCATGGCCGAGGGCAATATTCACGTCTACGGTTCTCTGCGCGGCCGGGCGCTGGCCGGGGTACAGGGTAACGAAAAAGCGCGGATTTTCTGTTCCGATCTGCAGGCGGAACTGATTTCGATCGCAGGCATTTACAAAGTCAGCGAAGACCTGTCCAAGGAGTTCCGGCATAAGCCGGTACAGATTTATCTTCAGGATCATTCGCTGATCATCAAAGAAATTTAA
- a CDS encoding winged helix-turn-helix domain-containing protein, with amino-acid sequence MADSIGDVAGKIWHYLNQNGPSSVNKITVETGENKNDVQRAIGWLLKEDKLNIEMVGRAETLSLK; translated from the coding sequence ATGGCTGATAGCATAGGCGACGTGGCGGGCAAGATTTGGCATTATCTGAATCAGAACGGACCGTCCAGCGTCAACAAAATCACCGTCGAAACCGGTGAAAACAAAAACGACGTCCAGCGCGCGATCGGCTGGCTTTTGAAAGAAGACAAGCTGAATATCGAAATGGTAGGCCGCGC
- the minE gene encoding cell division topological specificity factor MinE, with the protein MSLLDYFRTSRPSSASVAKERLQILVAHERVSRNQPSYLPQLQKELLEVIRRHVNVNQDAISFNFEQDGNQETLELNIVLPDQPPKKS; encoded by the coding sequence ATGAGCTTGCTGGATTACTTTAGAACTTCGCGGCCTAGTTCTGCATCCGTTGCCAAAGAAAGGCTGCAAATTCTGGTGGCGCACGAAAGAGTGTCGCGCAACCAGCCTTCCTATCTTCCGCAATTGCAGAAAGAATTGCTGGAGGTGATCCGCAGGCACGTAAACGTCAACCAGGATGCGATTTCGTTCAATTTCGAACAGGACGGCAATCAGGAAACGCTCGAGCTGAACATCGTGCTGCCGGATCAACCCCCTAAAAAATCTTAG
- the minD gene encoding septum site-determining protein MinD gives MARIIVVTSGKGGVGKTTTSAAISMGLAKRGHKTAVIDFDVGLRNLDLVMGCERRVVYDLINVISGEASLNQALIKDKHCNNLYILPASQTRDKDSLTQEGIGKILDELSKDFKYIVCDSPAGIEKGAHLAMYFADDAFVVTNPEVSSVRDSDRMLGILASKSRRAEQNQEPIKEYLLLTRYSPERVKLGEMLSVDDVQEILSLHLLGVIPESKSVLNASNSGVPVILDEKSDAGQAYADIVARYLGEDRPHRFIDEKKGLFGKLFGRG, from the coding sequence TTGGCCAGAATCATTGTCGTTACATCAGGTAAAGGCGGAGTTGGCAAAACCACCACCAGCGCCGCCATTTCGATGGGACTTGCGAAACGAGGCCATAAAACCGCCGTCATCGATTTCGATGTCGGCTTGCGCAACCTGGACTTGGTGATGGGCTGCGAGCGCCGGGTCGTTTATGACCTGATCAACGTGATCAGCGGCGAGGCGTCGCTGAATCAGGCGTTGATCAAGGACAAGCATTGCAACAATCTGTACATTTTGCCGGCCTCCCAAACGCGCGATAAAGATTCTCTGACCCAGGAAGGCATCGGCAAGATTCTGGACGAATTGTCCAAAGATTTCAAATACATCGTTTGCGATTCGCCGGCGGGTATCGAAAAGGGAGCGCATCTGGCGATGTATTTCGCCGACGACGCTTTCGTGGTCACCAATCCGGAGGTGTCTTCGGTGCGCGACTCCGACCGCATGTTAGGCATTCTGGCCAGCAAATCGCGCCGCGCCGAGCAGAACCAGGAGCCGATCAAGGAATACTTGCTGTTGACCCGTTATTCGCCCGAGCGGGTGAAACTGGGCGAAATGCTCAGCGTCGACGACGTGCAGGAAATCCTGTCGCTGCATTTGCTCGGCGTGATTCCGGAATCGAAATCGGTATTGAATGCTTCGAACTCCGGCGTTCCGGTGATTCTGGACGAAAAGAGCGACGCGGGCCAGGCTTATGCCGATATCGTCGCCCGCTATCTGGGGGAAGACCGGCCCCACCGATTCATCGATGAGAAGAAAGGACTCTTCGGGAAACTCTTCGGGAGAGGATGA